The Nitrosarchaeum sp. DNA window CAATTGATACTACAGGAATTTGTGGCTTGTAGTTTGGCTCTATGAATTCATGAATTAACTGACCAAGAAAAATTCCTGGTTGGTTGTTGTAGACAATCATTGCCTTTGCACCTGCATTTGCTGCATTTTTTTCTTTAATTGAAAAATATAACATCTCGCCTTCTATGTCGCTTCCTCTTTCTACAAGTAAAATTGCATCAGTTGTATTGATTTTTTTTAGTTCTGTTTCTTTTCCATATCCTCCGAAAACAATTTTTCCAGTAATTGGTTCGTCAAGTTTTGTAGAACCTGTCATTGGAATTACAGTGTATGGTTTTTCATTAACCTCAAGTGTTGCAATAAGACTAGATGTCAAGTTGTTATATGTTGCACCAACTGTAATGGAGCCGGGATTTTTTCCTGGGCTGCCAATAGTCTGAGGGATTGGTCCATCATTTCCAGCTGCTGTAATTACGATAATTCCTTTTTGCAGTGCATTGTCTACTGCTTTATCGATATTGGCGTTTGTCTTGTTTACACCAAGACTTATGTTGATAATGTCAGCATCATCTTCAATTGATTTATTGATTGCCTTGATTATCAAATCCGATGATACTCCTTCTCCGTCTTCTGAAACTTTGTAAGCTAGAATTTTTGCCTTGGGTGCAACTCCTTTTAGAATTCCATCGGCTGCAATTACTCCTGCAACTTGAGTACCGTGACCGTTAGTGTCAAGTGGCGGTTCGCCTTCATTTATGAAATTATATCCGCCAATGACTTTGCCATCTGGTCCAAAACCAAAAAGATCTGGGTGATTATAGTCAACTCCAGTATCGATTACTGCAATTTTAATTCCTGATCCATCGAATCCTTCCATTCTTGGAATATCTCCTCCGATAAATGGAATACTTTGTTCAATGTATGTATGGACATTATCATCAGGTAGTAATTGAAAAATAATTAAAGATGAAAAAATAACTATGATACTTGCAAAAACTACCCCAAACTTCATAATTTCATGATATTTTTAGCAAGTAAAAACCAATTGTCTACTAAAGCAATAAATTGAATAAATACTGCATAACTTCTATGGGAAAATACACACTTCCACAAATACCATATGCTTATGATGCATTAGAACCTCACATTGACGCAAAAACAATGGAGATTCATCACACAAAACATCATCAAGCATACACCGACAAACTAAACGCTGCACTAGAAAGTTGCCCAGCTGATGTACAAAGTAAAGATATCTTAGACATTTTGTCTAACATCAACCAAGTACCTGAAGCGCAACGTGGTGCCGTTAATTTCAATGGTGGTGGTTATGATAACCACAAGCTATTTTGGAACAACATGAAACCAAAAGGAGGCGGCGAACCAGGAGGAGTAATTGCAGATGCAATTATTAGCTCTTTTGGAAACTTTGCAGCCTTTAAGGAGAAATTCTCATCTACTACTGCAGTAATTCAAGGAAGTGGTTGGGGATGGTTAGTATACAATCCTTCAACAAAGAAGGTCGAGTACAAATCTATGCCAAACCAAACTAGTCCAAGAACAGAAGGATTAGTTCCATTATTGGGTTGTGATGTTTGGGAACATGCATACTATCTGAAATATCAAAACAAACGACCAGATTACATTGCATCATGGTGGAATGTAGTTAATTGGGACGAAGTAGAAAACAGATACTCCAAAGTAAAATAAAGTTCTATCTTTATTTTTTTTATTATCTCTATTTTTGAATCTGATTTATTTTAGAACAATTTCCATGAATGAATTTATAACCATCTCAGGGTTGTTTGTTGTAAATGAGTGAAGAACAGGCCCAACACTTGATGCAGCAACTCCAAATGCTTGAGACTTACTATGGAGATTTATCACAACGTGAAGCTACACTTGTTAATGTTTTACGAGAGGCCATATCTGCAATTGAATCAATCAAAGCACTTCGCGAAAAACCAGATTCTGATAGTTTGGTACCCATTGGAATGGGAACTTATGTGCAGACAAAAATCTCATCAGCCAATAAAATAATTTTGAATGTGGGGGCTGGAATTGCTATGGAAAAAACTTATGATTCTTCAATAAACTATCTTGAAGCAAGAATAAAGGAAATTGAAGTTGCTATACAGGACACTACTGCGCGAAAACAAGATGCTATGGCAAGATTAGAACAAGGCAAAGAGCAAATGAATCAACTCATGCAACAAACATCAGAAGATCTTTCAGGATAAAATAATGTTTGATAAACTTCGTAATGCATTTTCAAATGCAGCGAAAAGTCTTGGGGAAAAAGAACTAAACGATAAAGACATTGAAGAAATTCTTTACGAATTGGAAATCTCTCTTATGGAATCTGATGTTGCAAGTGAAGTTATTGATACAATAAAATCAGATTTGAAAACTCAATTACTTGGATCCAAAGTAGATAAAAAAGAGATTGAAAAGTTTGTCAAAGACAGCTTAATTTCAAACATATCGTCTTTATTTGATGCTGCAGGTACAGTTGATCTCTTTGAGTTGATTAACGAAAAAAAGAAAACTGTTCAACCATTTCTGATTTTATTTGTAGGAATTAATGGAACTGGAAAAACTACATCACTAGCAAAAGTTGCTTACCTGTTGCAGCAAGCAAAGTATTCTGTAGTAGTTGCAGCTGCTGATACATTTAGAGCAGGAGCTATTGAGCAATTGCGTGAACACACTAATCGTTTGAATCTAAAACTAGTTGCACAAAATTATAATTCTGATCCAGCTGCAGTTGCCCGAGATGCGGTTCTTTATGCAAAATCCCACAAAATGGATTGTGTACTAATTGATACTGCTGGAAGAATGCAAACAAGCAAAAATCTAATGGAACAAATCGCTAAAATTACCAAAGTAGTAAATCCTGATTTTAAAATTTTTGTAGGTGATTCTCTTGCTGGAAATGATACTGTAAATCAAGCTAGGGAATTTTTTGAACATGTCAAATTCAATGGCTCAATTCTCACAAAAAGTGACGCTGATGCACGTGGCGGAGCTGCACTTTCTATTGTCAAAATCACATCTACTCCGGTATTATATCTTGGAGTTGGACAGGAATATTCTGATCTCAAACCATTTGATAAAGAAATCTTTCTAGAAACTGTATTTGGTTCCTTGTCTGGAGTAGACAGAAAAGAAATTCAAAAACCAAAAGCAGAACCAAAACCAGAATCAATTGAGGAAATAAAACAAGAACTAATTCAAGAATCTGTACTAAAACCAATTGAAGCACCTAAACCAGAACCAAAACCAGAACCAAAAGCAGAACCAAAACCAGAACCAAAAGCAGAACCAAAACCAGAACCAAAACAAATTGAATCCGATGATCCGTTTGAAGGAATTGCAGACAAAGACATTTCAAAATATTCAGACTTGTATGATATTGCTCCGCCAGAAAATGATGATGAAGCGACAAAGCTTGGTAATGCAATCCGTCAATGGATTAGGCAGGGACGACCAAAACCTGGAGAAGAAAAGAAACAAGAATCAGATCAAGAGACAGATTCCAAGCACAAACAAGATAAAGAAGAAGAAAAGTCTAAAAAGAAAAGAGGTGTATTTGGATTCTTTAAGAAATGAAAATCAAAACTAAAAATTTACTCACTTTGGCAGAACTATCATCTAAAGAATTTGCTGCACTAATTGATTACTCAATCGTTCTAAAAAAAGAATTAAAAAAAGGCAACAAGCCGTTGCTAAAAAACAAAACACTTGCAATGATTTTTCAAAAACCATCAACTCGAACACGAGTAAGCTTTGAAGCAGGAATGTTTCAGCTTGGTGGACATGCTATTAACCTCTCATCACAAGAGATGCAATTATCTCGAGGTGAAACAATAGAAGATACCGCAAAGACTTTGTCTCGATATGTAGATTGTATCATGGCACGAGTATATGATCATAATTTACTTGAAAAATTATCTGACTCTTCTAATGTTCCAGTAATCAATGGATTGTCTGATTCATTTCATCCATGTCAGATTCTAGCTGACTTTATGACCATAAAAGAGAAAAAAGGAAAATTCAAAGGACTCAAGATTACTTGGATTGGAGATGGAAACAATGTGTGCAATTCTATGATTTACGGATGTGCACTATCTGGCACAAAGATGTCTATTGCAACACCCAAAGGATTTGAACCCGATAAATCAGTACTAAAAGAATCTACAAAATCTGTTGAGATAGATCTGACAACTGATCCAATAAAGGCAATCAAAAATGCTGATGTTGTAGTTACTGATACATACACTTCAATTCATAATAACGATCAAAAACGAATCAAAAAGTTTCTTCCAAAATATCAGATCAATGATTCATTGATGAAACATGCCAATAATGATGCAATCTTCATGCATTGTCTTCCAGCAAAACGAGATTACGAAGTTACATCATCAGTAATTGATGGACCTCAATCAGTTGTATGGGATGAGGCAGAAAATAGACTCCATACTCAGAAGGCTTTACTTGCTTCAATAATTCGCGCTTAACGTATATAAGAGCAGTTTCAAACTCGTGTTCTATAGATGGCCTATTCAAACATCCTCAGAAGACTACGAGAGGAAAAAACTAATTACAAAAAACGCTCAACTCTACTGATAGGTAAGCACGATTTTATCACTGTAAATATTACAAATGAAAATACCCAAGTCCAAATTGTAAAGCCTGGTATGACTGGCGATAAGGTAATCGCCTCTGCTCACTCTAATTATTTGCTAAAAAAAGGTTGGAAGGGCTCAAGAAAGAGTATTCCTGCTGCATATCTTACTGGCTATCTTGCTGGAAAGAAAGCAATGGGCAAGGGAGCAAAAGATGCAGTACTATACACTGGTACTAGAAAATATACACAAAGAATGGCAGCTGCACTAAAAGGAGTAGTTGATGCAGGACTTAAAGTTCCAGCAGGTGCAGAAACTTTTCCACCCGAAGAAAGAATCAAAGGTGAACATCTCACAGTAAAAAATGATACTACAAAAATTAAATCTGCTATTGATAGTGAGGTCAAGTAAAAATGAGTCAAACCGCACAAACCAAACCTACTGGAAGAGGTGGACAAGGTAGAAGAGATGGACCTGGTGGCAGAGGTGGACAAAAAGTTTACGGTGGTGGGAAACCAAGCAATGGACAATCTAGAAGACCAAAAAGAGAAGATGAAGAAGAAGTTTGGGTTCCAAAAACAATTTTAGGAAAAAAAGTTGCATCAGGCGAAATTAATTCTATTGAAGAAATTATTCAAGATGGTTTAAGAATTCAAGAAGCAGGAATTATCAAAAAATTACTTCCTGATTTGAAAAGTGAAGTAATTGATGTTGGTATTATTCAAAAGATGACATCAAACGGTCAATCAACAAGATTCAAAGCTATTGTTGCAACAGGAAATCAAAACGGTTACCTTGGTATTGGTCAAGGAAAATCAAAACAAATGAGAATTGCAATTGAGAAAGCAACAAACCAAGCATTACTCAATGTAAGTCCAATCAAACTAGGATGTGGTAGTTGGGAATGTAGATGTGATGAAAAACATTCTGTTCCATTTAAAATTCGAGGAAAAGGTGGAAGTGTTACAATTGAAATTATTCCAGCACCACGTGGATTAGGATTAGTAGCTGGTGGTAAAATTAAACGATTACTAGAGTTGGCAGGTCTTAAAGACGCATGGACAACTGCAAAGGGTTCTACTCCAACAATGAACTCTACTTCAAAAGCTATTCTGGACTGCTTAAAGCAGACATTTAGTCAGGGTTGATATTAAATGGGTAGCGCATATCTTGTAGTTCGAATCAAAGGTCAAGCAGACTGTCCATATTGGGCAACTACTACAATGACATTGTTAAAATTGGATAAAAAATATCGTGCAACTATCTTACCTGCAAAAGACAATACATTAGGAATGTTAAACAAAGTAAAACATTATGTTACTTGGATTGAAATTGACGCATCTTTGGCAAAAGAACTCATCGATAAAAAAGCAAGAAAAGAAGGTTACAAGAAAATTACAGCAGCAGATCTTAAAGAATTAGGTTTTGAAAGTTCTGACGCACTTGGCGCAGCACTTGCAGAAGGAAAAGCAACTCTATCTAAATTAAAACCATTAAAACCTTGGTTTGCATTATCTCCGCCAAGATTTGGTTTCAAGAAAAGTACAAAAAAGATGTACGGACAAAAAGGAGTCTTAGGA harbors:
- the pfdA gene encoding prefoldin subunit alpha, with product MSEEQAQHLMQQLQMLETYYGDLSQREATLVNVLREAISAIESIKALREKPDSDSLVPIGMGTYVQTKISSANKIILNVGAGIAMEKTYDSSINYLEARIKEIEVAIQDTTARKQDAMARLEQGKEQMNQLMQQTSEDLSG
- the ftsY gene encoding signal recognition particle-docking protein FtsY, with amino-acid sequence MFDKLRNAFSNAAKSLGEKELNDKDIEEILYELEISLMESDVASEVIDTIKSDLKTQLLGSKVDKKEIEKFVKDSLISNISSLFDAAGTVDLFELINEKKKTVQPFLILFVGINGTGKTTSLAKVAYLLQQAKYSVVVAAADTFRAGAIEQLREHTNRLNLKLVAQNYNSDPAAVARDAVLYAKSHKMDCVLIDTAGRMQTSKNLMEQIAKITKVVNPDFKIFVGDSLAGNDTVNQAREFFEHVKFNGSILTKSDADARGGAALSIVKITSTPVLYLGVGQEYSDLKPFDKEIFLETVFGSLSGVDRKEIQKPKAEPKPESIEEIKQELIQESVLKPIEAPKPEPKPEPKAEPKPEPKAEPKPEPKQIESDDPFEGIADKDISKYSDLYDIAPPENDDEATKLGNAIRQWIRQGRPKPGEEKKQESDQETDSKHKQDKEEEKSKKKRGVFGFFKK
- a CDS encoding 30S ribosomal protein S5, translating into MSQTAQTKPTGRGGQGRRDGPGGRGGQKVYGGGKPSNGQSRRPKREDEEEVWVPKTILGKKVASGEINSIEEIIQDGLRIQEAGIIKKLLPDLKSEVIDVGIIQKMTSNGQSTRFKAIVATGNQNGYLGIGQGKSKQMRIAIEKATNQALLNVSPIKLGCGSWECRCDEKHSVPFKIRGKGGSVTIEIIPAPRGLGLVAGGKIKRLLELAGLKDAWTTAKGSTPTMNSTSKAILDCLKQTFSQG
- a CDS encoding 50S ribosomal protein L30, which gives rise to MGSAYLVVRIKGQADCPYWATTTMTLLKLDKKYRATILPAKDNTLGMLNKVKHYVTWIEIDASLAKELIDKKARKEGYKKITAADLKELGFESSDALGAALAEGKATLSKLKPLKPWFALSPPRFGFKKSTKKMYGQKGVLGHNNDLPKLVRNMM
- the argF gene encoding ornithine carbamoyltransferase, which gives rise to MKIKTKNLLTLAELSSKEFAALIDYSIVLKKELKKGNKPLLKNKTLAMIFQKPSTRTRVSFEAGMFQLGGHAINLSSQEMQLSRGETIEDTAKTLSRYVDCIMARVYDHNLLEKLSDSSNVPVINGLSDSFHPCQILADFMTIKEKKGKFKGLKITWIGDGNNVCNSMIYGCALSGTKMSIATPKGFEPDKSVLKESTKSVEIDLTTDPIKAIKNADVVVTDTYTSIHNNDQKRIKKFLPKYQINDSLMKHANNDAIFMHCLPAKRDYEVTSSVIDGPQSVVWDEAENRLHTQKALLASIIRA
- a CDS encoding superoxide dismutase, whose amino-acid sequence is MGKYTLPQIPYAYDALEPHIDAKTMEIHHTKHHQAYTDKLNAALESCPADVQSKDILDILSNINQVPEAQRGAVNFNGGGYDNHKLFWNNMKPKGGGEPGGVIADAIISSFGNFAAFKEKFSSTTAVIQGSGWGWLVYNPSTKKVEYKSMPNQTSPRTEGLVPLLGCDVWEHAYYLKYQNKRPDYIASWWNVVNWDEVENRYSKVK
- a CDS encoding 50S ribosomal protein L18, translated to MAYSNILRRLREEKTNYKKRSTLLIGKHDFITVNITNENTQVQIVKPGMTGDKVIASAHSNYLLKKGWKGSRKSIPAAYLTGYLAGKKAMGKGAKDAVLYTGTRKYTQRMAAALKGVVDAGLKVPAGAETFPPEERIKGEHLTVKNDTTKIKSAIDSEVK